The genomic DNA TGCTCCCAGCTTCAGTCCCGGATCCGGTCCCGTGCGCTCCTGGGAGATTCGGATTACTTTCCACTCGACTCAGGAGCCCTTCCTTGCGGTGTGGCATCCTCGCCCATTCTCGGTCTCGTCATATCCGGGCGCCCCTTGCTCCATCGGGCCCGAAGGTGTTCGGCCGTGAGTCCGATTTTGGGTCATAGACCCGCCGCCTGGCTTTTCTAACTCGCTTCCCATTGTCTCCACCTGGAGAGGGTCCACCGCCTACCTGAGCCTGTCCGGCCCCGCCGGTGAATAGTGCGGATACCATGCGGAATATCCTGGCTAGTGCCCGCGCCGACTCCTCATTTGTCGGAATCACTTACTTACCTTCTCACATCCCTTCTATGAACTCGTGTATATTTCGATCCGTGGATCGCGATCTCCAAGAGCTGCGACGCGGAGGTGAGGATTCAGCTCTATGTCGCAATCCAGGATGCGACTTGTCTAGTGTCAACTTCAACTCACACAGGAATGAGTCAAGGTCCACGAGTTCTCAGAACCCGCGGAATTGAAACATGGCCGTGACCCTCACCATTGATACGATGATTCGCCTGCTCCGCATGGCCAACATCGCGATGCTGTTTCTGTATTCACTTGGGCTCATCATCCGAGTGCCACCGGAAATTATTCGATTGTCAAAATCAGGATCGGTATCTCTGATTGCTTTCCTCGTCGTCACGTTGCTGTTGTTTGTTCTGCACGTGCTTTCGCTGTACTACGCCTGGCGTGGTTTAGGGTCAACCGGTACACTAAAAGTTGTGCAGATCGCATGGCGTCTCAACATAGTCCTGCTCCTGTTCAGCCTGTATCAGATCATCAGTTCCCTGCTGGACACAACGGCAGTTCTTCTTTCTAACCCTCTCTTCACCCTCTTGGTGGCACTCAATGTCGTCGCACTGGGAAAACGTCAATCGATGTTGAAAGCGATGCCGGCCACGGAGACAGGCGGCGCGAGTGAGGATTCAAAGCCGAGCGCCGACGGTTGAATGGTTCGCGACAGAATCGTCTATCTCGATCTCCTGAAGGGAAGCACAGGGGCGGGAGATTTCAAAGCCGTCTTCAAGACGGTCTGGGCTTTTTCAGTCTTACTCCGTAGTTCATCGAGTGTGGTGGCCACGGGTTGTATGAGCCAATCCAGCTGTTCAAGAACATGCTGAGACTGTGCCAAGTCGGTCTGCGATTGCTTCAATCGGTCTTCGAGTGCTCTGGTTTGTTCCTGTTGTTCCTCCCGCTTCGATGGGCCCTTTTCGATCTCTTGCGGCAAGCGAGTCACGGACAGCACAAGTTGAGCATGGGATAACGCATCGAAGAGCGCCGAGCGTTCCGCCTCGATTCGCTTTTGCCGAGGAGCTCGGTTGACAAAGGCTTCCGCCGTCTCGGCTAAACGCCGGCAAGCTTGTATCAAGTCTGGGTCGGCATGGCTCGATTTCCTGGGCATGACTGAATTGTATCGAGTAAACAGTGTATGACATACTAGACAATTACCTTAAGCAGTATCCGGTCGTCCCCGATTCCTCTCGCCGGCTTCAACCTTTCAAACAGAGATGGCGCAGTCAGTGGCTTACCTTGACCGGCTGTTGACCGTACTGTCTCTTCAGGGATTCTCCCAGATGCTTCATCATCCTACTCGTGGTGGGATGGAGAAGTCCGCGAATCGGAAGTTTGGTGGGCCGACAAAGCGCTGATGCCATCAAAGACATGATTCAACGTGCGAGTGAACCGTAATTTCATGTGCACCTCATGAACACCTCATGACGGCGACACGATCCGACAGTGAACAGACGGCTAAGCATCTGACGTCGGACGTGATGGGACATGTTCGTGGCCTCGCATCTCCTTGTGATCAAACTCGGCCTCCTATCGTTTTGGGGACTCTGGTTTCTTCTCGTATTTTTTACAAACCTGTGCGAGGGCTTGAAGGTCTTGCGCCTCATACCCTGGACATGGAAATTCGCCTCTCACAATTTTCAGGCAGTCGTCCTCGCGCTCACTGAGTACGTGGCCCCGCCGTGGATATCCAAGGCCTTATTCTCCGGCATTCTGCTCTGGCAACTGATCACGACGTTCCTATTTGGATGGGCCATTGTCGCAAGCCTTGCAACCTTCTCGCTGAGAGGGGAACTCGTCGATGCCGCCTTTGCGGCAGGATTGGCTCTCTGGGCGGCTTTTATGCTTGCCGATGAATTGTGCAAGCAATATGACCCTGAGCGTGGCCACGTCCTCTTCTTTATCGCCCAACTCGTTACACTCGTAGCTCTCCATCTCCTCCCTTCTTAATGGAGGCTATTGAGGCGCTTCAAGCGTCTTCCTACTCTGTCGGGTAGCTGTCGACCGGAATCATCAGGTGGGCATAGGGAGTTCCGGCCCACATGATCCATGGTCCGCCGTTTCTCGGATTCGTCGGCACGCTTTTCAACGTGTCCGCATCGGGCAGAAGGATCATGATATGGGCGCCGAGCTTATCGATCCAATCATCTCCCGGCTTCGGTTCGGTCGCATACGGGTCGGTATTGCTCACCGGACGGTCGCCTTGAAGCATATAGGCTATCCCTACCTGAGTGGAGGTAGGCTTCTTCTTGTTCTTCAACGCATCCATAAAAGTACGCCACGATTCGTCCATACAGATGGAGTCTGTCCCTGCCGTATTGGGATCATCCGGCAAGCATATCCACCCATTGCTCCCGATGCGGACCACGTGTCCGTCCCGATTGAGAATGGTGGCATGCTTCGACAGTGACGAGGGTGCGGCATGTTCAGCGGCTGCCGCTTCGGCCGCCTGACGGACCACGTCGCGGCGCGCCCCTCCTTCGCCGAGGACCGATGATGGTGATAGTGCGGCGGAGACGGCCATGATCAACATTCCAACCGACACGATCATGGATTTTCCCTCGTGCATCATAGGCACCCTCCTTTCTCAATGGGACGGCTCTTGTGCCTCAATATCCTAAGCGCTCGAAGATTGGGAGTGCAATGAAAAAGGCACGGCGTGACAACCGTGATCACCGGTCGGCGAGAGAGACTCGGAACGAATGAGTCATGCGCAGGTTGTCTGAAACACAAAGGCCGCGTCTCAAGAGACGCGGCCTTTGCTTCGCCTAGGCCTTTTCCAGATCGAAGGAATCGAAGAGCTATCGCTCCGCTTCGGTCAAACTCACTTCGCTTTCGAACTCTTCCATGTCCGAATCCGCTCGTCCCCCTTTCGTGGTCGACGGATGAAGGCCGTATTTTCTCAACATCTTATAGAAGTCGGCTCGATACCGGCCGGCAAACTGCGCGGCGCGAGAGATATTTCCCCCCGTCAATTGAAGGACATTTTTCAAATAGGTCCGCTCGAATTCTTCTTTGGCCTCCGTCAGCGGCTTAAGCGGCGAATCGGGCGACACACTGACCGCCGGCAACAAATCCGGCGTGAGCATATCTTGCCGCGACATCACCACGGCCTTCTCGACCACGTTCTCCAGCTCGCGCACATTGCCCGGCCAGGGATTGATCATCAATCGATGAAGCGCCGCAGGCGTGAACCCTTTCACCTCCTTGTTCGCCCGTTTCACGCTGAGCTTCAGGAAATGTTGCGCCAACAGCGGAATATCATCGCGCCGATCCCGCAGCGGCGGGATGAACAGGGGGACTACCGAAATTCGATAGTACAGATCGTTGCGGAACGTCCCGTTTTTGACCGCCTCACCGAGATCCTTATTGGTCGCGGCAATGATACGGACATCGACTTTGATCGAGGTTTCCGATCCCACCTCTCGAATTTCCCGCTCTTGCACGGCACGCAATAATTTGACCTGCATGGACAGCGGCATCTCACCGATCTCGTCGAGGAACAGCGTGCCGCCGTTGGCCATTTGAAACAATCCGCGCTTCGCGCCCAAGGCGCTCGTGAATGCGCCTTTCACATGTCCGAACAACTCGCTCTCGAACAGTGTTTCTGGTATGGCGGCGCAGTTGAGCGCCACGAACGGGCCCTTCCCGCGTCGGCTGTTCGTATGGATGACGCGAGCCATCACCTCTTTGCCGGTGCCGGTTTCTCCAAACAGCAAAATGGTCGCATCCGAATCGGCCACCTGCGCGATTTGCTGGAAAAGCCGTTGCATCGCGGGACTCCGCGCCACGACATTTTCGAGTCCGTACAGTTCCTTGACCAGCGACTTGAGCCGCTGAATCTCCCGGCTCATCCGCTGTTGCGCGAGCGCTTTCTCGATCGTGGCTTTCAGCTCTTTATCATCAAACGGCTTCGTCAGGTACCCGAACGCACCTCGTTGCATCGCCTCCACGGCATTGGGAATACTCCCATGGGCCGTCAGAATGATGACCGGAAGTCCCGGATGACTCCTGAGGAGTTCTTCGGTCACGTCCAAGCCGTCTTCCCCGCGAAGACGCAGGTCGGTGATCGCCAAGTTGAACATCGTCTTCTTGGCCTCTCCGACCGCATCATGCCCCGTCGTACAAGGGGTGACCGAATACCCCATCGCGGACAATCGCATTTTCAACAAATGCAACAGCCCCTCATCGTCGTCGACTACGAGAATGTGTTCTTGCTCCATAAGGATCCCTTCTCCCAAGGTGTCGTTAAGGTGTCGTCTCGTGGCCCGGAACCGGAACGGTAGTTGCCGGCGGACGTATCGGCCGCACTTTTTCCCGCATTTCCTGATCGATTCGTTTCAACGCTTCGAGTTGCGTGGAAAGCTCCTCGATCTTTCTGTCGCGCTCGGCAAGCTGTTTTTGCATATTTTGAATCGATGTCGAATCGGCCGTCGGCTTGGCCGAGTCTTTCTTCGACAACAGCGACTCGATCTTATGCTCCCGATCCGCCAACTCGCGCTGCAAAGACCCCACCGTTTCGGAATCGTCGCCCTTGGATGCACGAAGTTGTTGAACGAGCACCTCACGATCAAGCAAATCCCGCACCAGACGATCGGCAGTCGACGCCAACGATGTATTGGCCTCCGCAAGAAGCGGGGCTCGAAACACAGCCTCCAGCCATGATCTGTGTCCAGGAACGGCAGGTTGTTGCAGCAATTCAAGCCACGCTTTGCTTGACGCAGCGAGGTGGCTCCTGGGGGCCACCGCTACAACCTTCTCAAAATATTTCTCTGCAACTTCGCGGCTTTCATAAAGTCCGAGCAATCCGCGCGTAAAGTAGACATGGTCACAAGTGGTCGATTCACCACATTTGGAGGCTATACTCTCTTGTTTCTTCGTAAGGGATTGAAAAAATTTGGTTTCTCGAGGATCTACAGAAAAAAATGGACGAGAACCGGCTGGAGGAGTCGTCCAAGCCGCACACCCAGCCAATAATGATAAGGTAGAACTAATGATAATGGAAGCTCTCGTCAGAGATAGCGCTTTTCTCGTCACGCTTGTCCTACCTTTTCTGGTTTTGCCAACCGTAGGATAAACCGTACAGTCGCCCCCTTGCCTTTCTCACTTTCGATCCAGATTCTTCCCCCGTGAGCGTGGACGACCTTCTTCGCCAATGCTAAACCCAATCCACTCCCCGCCGTATGCTTTGTCTTCATGCGGCCTTGAACAAAACGTTCGAACACATGGGGAAGGTCCTCCGGAGCGATGCCGGGTCCCGTATCTGAGACGGTCACTTCAAGAACTCCGGCTTGTGGGTCGGGTTTCATTTGAACCTTCACCACACCTCCCTCAGGACTGAATTTCAGGGCGTTTGAGAGTAAATTATCGAGCACCTGTTCCAACCGGGAGGCGTCCGCCTTGACCCACGCCCGCTCTCCGATACTTTCCAGCACAAGTTGCACATGTTTGGAGTCCGCCAAGAGACGAATCTTATTGATGGAAATTTCCCCGATCCGCTGGAGATCCACCGGGACAA from Nitrospira sp. includes the following:
- a CDS encoding Putative sensory histidine kinase YfhA translates to MEQEHILVVDDDEGLLHLLKMRLSAMGYSVTPCTTGHDAVGEAKKTMFNLAITDLRLRGEDGLDVTEELLRSHPGLPVIILTAHGSIPNAVEAMQRGAFGYLTKPFDDKELKATIEKALAQQRMSREIQRLKSLVKELYGLENVVARSPAMQRLFQQIAQVADSDATILLFGETGTGKEVMARVIHTNSRRGKGPFVALNCAAIPETLFESELFGHVKGAFTSALGAKRGLFQMANGGTLFLDEIGEMPLSMQVKLLRAVQEREIREVGSETSIKVDVRIIAATNKDLGEAVKNGTFRNDLYYRISVVPLFIPPLRDRRDDIPLLAQHFLKLSVKRANKEVKGFTPAALHRLMINPWPGNVRELENVVEKAVVMSRQDMLTPDLLPAVSVSPDSPLKPLTEAKEEFERTYLKNVLQLTGGNISRAAQFAGRYRADFYKMLRKYGLHPSTTKGGRADSDMEEFESEVSLTEAER